In a single window of the Mesoplodon densirostris isolate mMesDen1 chromosome 16, mMesDen1 primary haplotype, whole genome shotgun sequence genome:
- the SPO11 gene encoding meiotic recombination protein SPO11 isoform X1 produces the protein MAFAPRGPEASFFQVLDQHRASLLAALRKGSGEPAGGGTHLATSSEVLASIENVIQDIITSLARNEAPAFTIDNRSSWENIKFEDSVGLHMVSHCTTRKIKSDSAKSVKTFALILKILSMIYKLVQSNTYATKRDIYYTDSQLFGNQTVVDNIINDISCMLKVPRRSLHILSTSKGLIAGNLRYIEEDGTQVTCACATAVAVPSNIQGIRNLITDAKFLLIVEKDATFQRLLDDNFCTKMSPCIMVTGKGVPDLNTRLLVKKLWDTFHIPIFTLVDADPHGIEIMCIYKYGSMAMSFEAHNLTVPAIRWLGLLPSDIKRLNIPKGTLIPLTKQDQMKLDSILKRPYITCQPFWRKEMEIMADSKMKAEIQALTFLSSDYLSRVYLPNKLKFGGWI, from the exons ATGGCCTTTGCACCCAGGGGTCCTGAGGCCTCGTTCTTCCAGGTTTTGGaccagcacagggcttccctgctggccgCCCTGAGGAAAGGCAGCGGGGAGCCCGCTGGCGGGGGGACGCACCTGGCCACTAG TTCTGAGGTTCTTGCATCTATAGAAAATGTTATCCAAGACATAATCACAAGCTTGGCAAGAAATGAAGCACCTGCATTCACAATAGACAACAGATCAAGCTGGGAAAATATAAA GTTTGAAGATTCTGTGGGACTGcacatggtatctcattgtacCACAAGAAAAATCAAAAGTGATTCAGCAAAATCAGTTAAAACTTTTG CActaattcttaaaatattgtcCATGATTTATAAATTAGTACAGAGCAACACTTACGCAACCAAACG agACATATATTACACCGACAGCCAACTCTTTGGTAACCAGACTGTTGTGGACAATATTATCAATGATATTTCCTGTATGTTAAAAGTGCCGAGGAGAAGTCTGCATATA ttatcTACATCAAAAGGTTTAATTGCCGGCAATTTAAGGTATATCGAGGAAGATGGCACCCAGGTGACTTGTGCATGTGCAACA GCTGTTGCTGTGCCATCTAATATTCAAGGAATTCGGA ATTTAATTACAGATGCAAAATTTCTATTAATTGTAGAAAAAGATGCGACATTTCAGCGGCTCCTAGATGACAATTTTTGCACCAAAATGTCTCCGTGCATCATGGTTACG GGAAAGGGAGTACCTGATCTGAACACAAGACTTTTAGTCAAGAAGCTGTGGGATACATTTCACATTCCTATTTTCACTCTTGTAGATGCTGATCCACATG GCATAGAAATAATGTGTATCTATAAGTATGGATCTATG GCTATGTCTTTTGAAGCCCATAATCTCACAGTTCCAGCTATTCGATGGCTTGGTCTCCTCCCATCTGATATCAAAAG attaaaTATACCTAAAGGTACTTTAATTCCACTGACAAAACAGGACCAAATGAAACTTGACAGTATCCTGAAGAGACCTTATATTACTTGCCAACCATTTTGGAGAAAAGaa ATGGAAATAATGGCAGACTCTAAAATGAAGGCAGAAATTCAAGCCTTGACCTTCCTATCATCCGATTATCTCTCCAGAGTGTACTTACCCAACAAATTAAAATTTGGAGGATGGATATAA
- the SPO11 gene encoding meiotic recombination protein SPO11 isoform X2 yields MAFAPRGPEASFFQVLDQHRASLLAALRKGSGEPAGGGTHLATRFEDSVGLHMVSHCTTRKIKSDSAKSVKTFALILKILSMIYKLVQSNTYATKRDIYYTDSQLFGNQTVVDNIINDISCMLKVPRRSLHILSTSKGLIAGNLRYIEEDGTQVTCACATAVAVPSNIQGIRNLITDAKFLLIVEKDATFQRLLDDNFCTKMSPCIMVTGKGVPDLNTRLLVKKLWDTFHIPIFTLVDADPHGIEIMCIYKYGSMAMSFEAHNLTVPAIRWLGLLPSDIKRLNIPKGTLIPLTKQDQMKLDSILKRPYITCQPFWRKEMEIMADSKMKAEIQALTFLSSDYLSRVYLPNKLKFGGWI; encoded by the exons ATGGCCTTTGCACCCAGGGGTCCTGAGGCCTCGTTCTTCCAGGTTTTGGaccagcacagggcttccctgctggccgCCCTGAGGAAAGGCAGCGGGGAGCCCGCTGGCGGGGGGACGCACCTGGCCACTAG GTTTGAAGATTCTGTGGGACTGcacatggtatctcattgtacCACAAGAAAAATCAAAAGTGATTCAGCAAAATCAGTTAAAACTTTTG CActaattcttaaaatattgtcCATGATTTATAAATTAGTACAGAGCAACACTTACGCAACCAAACG agACATATATTACACCGACAGCCAACTCTTTGGTAACCAGACTGTTGTGGACAATATTATCAATGATATTTCCTGTATGTTAAAAGTGCCGAGGAGAAGTCTGCATATA ttatcTACATCAAAAGGTTTAATTGCCGGCAATTTAAGGTATATCGAGGAAGATGGCACCCAGGTGACTTGTGCATGTGCAACA GCTGTTGCTGTGCCATCTAATATTCAAGGAATTCGGA ATTTAATTACAGATGCAAAATTTCTATTAATTGTAGAAAAAGATGCGACATTTCAGCGGCTCCTAGATGACAATTTTTGCACCAAAATGTCTCCGTGCATCATGGTTACG GGAAAGGGAGTACCTGATCTGAACACAAGACTTTTAGTCAAGAAGCTGTGGGATACATTTCACATTCCTATTTTCACTCTTGTAGATGCTGATCCACATG GCATAGAAATAATGTGTATCTATAAGTATGGATCTATG GCTATGTCTTTTGAAGCCCATAATCTCACAGTTCCAGCTATTCGATGGCTTGGTCTCCTCCCATCTGATATCAAAAG attaaaTATACCTAAAGGTACTTTAATTCCACTGACAAAACAGGACCAAATGAAACTTGACAGTATCCTGAAGAGACCTTATATTACTTGCCAACCATTTTGGAGAAAAGaa ATGGAAATAATGGCAGACTCTAAAATGAAGGCAGAAATTCAAGCCTTGACCTTCCTATCATCCGATTATCTCTCCAGAGTGTACTTACCCAACAAATTAAAATTTGGAGGATGGATATAA